Proteins from one Pseudomonas grandcourensis genomic window:
- a CDS encoding thiamine pyrophosphate-dependent enzyme, whose translation MKLTGGQIVAKALKANGVGYVAGMSGEGSWALVDALLTTGTDIPFIQVIQEQNAVHLADGYFRACGRPMAVLLPVPLAVSKALGAMATALADSSAMLVISGGSAGHWPETMPPGVSKEHVRVSAIEQLPQALRQSFDTMFNSRLGPVSLSIPTAVQNTSIEVSLPPATLRANSDLQRTDSRLAECAAGSMLGADRPATVKDRASCPIKDSANDAPPLMVQRPLTELKSVLERDAIVVVGAGSIQTVVREVFPADQSRCHLCATSVGTVGWAVPAAIGAKLAMPARQVVCAVGDGDFLQSMQEMAVCVMHSLPVVFLVFNNSGYVSLSDVQDSLNEQHRAGEFNLPDGKPYSPDFASIARNFGLEAWRVEHASQLNPAFIKALNSKGPSLVEVITARSSRVN comes from the coding sequence GTGAAACTCACTGGTGGCCAGATTGTTGCGAAAGCGCTGAAAGCGAACGGGGTCGGTTATGTGGCCGGCATGTCAGGTGAAGGCTCGTGGGCCCTGGTGGACGCGTTGCTGACGACAGGCACCGACATCCCGTTCATTCAAGTCATACAGGAGCAAAACGCAGTCCATCTTGCCGACGGCTATTTCCGTGCCTGCGGTCGTCCCATGGCTGTCCTGCTGCCGGTTCCGCTGGCTGTTTCCAAGGCTCTAGGCGCAATGGCGACTGCGCTGGCGGACTCATCGGCCATGCTCGTCATCAGTGGTGGCAGTGCCGGTCACTGGCCTGAAACAATGCCTCCCGGCGTCTCGAAAGAGCATGTTCGGGTTTCGGCGATTGAACAGTTGCCGCAGGCTCTGCGTCAGTCGTTCGATACGATGTTCAATAGCCGCCTCGGCCCGGTCAGTCTGAGTATTCCGACGGCTGTTCAGAACACCTCTATTGAGGTCAGTCTGCCGCCGGCTACCTTGCGGGCCAACAGCGACTTGCAACGAACGGATTCCCGATTGGCCGAGTGTGCAGCCGGTTCAATGCTCGGCGCTGATCGTCCTGCGACAGTGAAGGATCGAGCCTCATGCCCGATCAAGGACAGTGCCAACGATGCCCCGCCCTTGATGGTTCAAAGACCCTTGACCGAATTGAAGTCAGTCCTTGAAAGAGATGCGATTGTGGTGGTGGGGGCGGGGAGCATTCAGACAGTCGTCAGAGAGGTTTTTCCCGCTGATCAATCCCGATGCCATCTCTGCGCCACAAGTGTCGGCACGGTGGGTTGGGCGGTGCCGGCGGCGATTGGCGCGAAGCTTGCCATGCCGGCGCGTCAGGTGGTGTGTGCTGTGGGCGACGGGGACTTCTTGCAGTCGATGCAGGAGATGGCGGTGTGCGTAATGCACAGTCTTCCGGTGGTGTTCCTGGTGTTCAACAACAGCGGGTATGTGTCGTTGAGCGATGTGCAAGACTCGCTCAACGAGCAGCATCGGGCCGGAGAATTCAATTTGCCGGACGGTAAGCCTTATTCGCCCGACTTCGCGAGCATTGCCAGGAATTTTGGTCTTGAAGCGTGGCGAGTCGAACATGCTTCGCAACTCAATCCAGCGTTTATCAAGGCGCTGAACAGCAAAGGGCCGTCACTGGTGGAGGTCATCACCGCCCGCAGCTCGCGCGTAAATTAA
- a CDS encoding ABC transporter ATP-binding protein, translated as MTNSIELTGISKSYGNLTALGKVDLTVKRNEILTLLGPSGCGKTTLMRIIAGFEEPTTGKVVIDGKDSTSLAPEHRPVNMVFQKYALFPHLDVFDNVAFGLRLKKKPKDEIKREVTKALELVQLEGFKNRWISELSGGQAQRVALARALVNRPAVLLLDEPLAALDLKIRHHMLNEIKRIHEETSTTFVYVTHDQDEAMILSDRVVLLNKGGIEQIGGPQEMYWSPRSLFAAKFFGDTNIVNGTYGMGGTSSGYVDLPFGRYAHTAKNSLGAGPVNVSIRPETIGLEPALGHPLADGAFAGKVKDTSFIGNRVIYRVAVAGGTLDLKCQQLPTPGSHALPPGSDVALTCKPDSFVVIPA; from the coding sequence ATGACCAACAGCATTGAACTGACCGGAATATCCAAGAGCTACGGCAACCTGACCGCCCTCGGCAAAGTCGACCTGACCGTAAAGCGCAACGAAATCCTGACGTTGCTGGGCCCAAGTGGCTGCGGCAAGACCACCCTGATGCGCATCATCGCCGGCTTCGAAGAGCCCACCACTGGCAAAGTGGTGATCGATGGCAAGGACTCCACGTCCCTGGCGCCTGAACACCGTCCGGTCAACATGGTGTTCCAGAAATACGCGCTGTTCCCTCATCTGGATGTCTTCGACAACGTGGCTTTCGGGCTGCGCCTGAAGAAGAAACCGAAAGACGAGATCAAGCGTGAGGTGACCAAGGCCCTGGAGCTGGTCCAGCTGGAGGGCTTCAAGAACCGCTGGATCTCCGAGCTCAGTGGCGGGCAGGCGCAACGCGTGGCGCTGGCCCGGGCACTGGTGAATCGCCCCGCCGTGCTGCTGCTCGACGAACCGCTGGCGGCGCTGGACCTGAAGATCCGCCACCACATGCTCAATGAGATCAAACGGATCCACGAAGAGACATCGACCACCTTCGTTTACGTCACCCATGACCAGGACGAAGCGATGATTCTCTCCGACCGCGTGGTGCTGCTGAACAAGGGTGGCATCGAGCAGATCGGCGGACCGCAAGAGATGTACTGGTCGCCGCGCAGCTTGTTCGCCGCGAAATTTTTCGGTGATACCAATATCGTCAACGGCACCTACGGGATGGGAGGTACCAGCAGCGGCTATGTCGACCTGCCGTTCGGCCGCTACGCGCACACCGCCAAAAACAGCCTGGGCGCCGGACCGGTGAATGTGTCGATCCGTCCGGAAACCATCGGTCTTGAGCCTGCGCTGGGGCATCCACTGGCTGACGGCGCATTTGCCGGAAAGGTAAAGGACACGTCATTCATCGGTAACCGGGTCATTTACCGGGTGGCGGTGGCTGGCGGCACCCTCGACCTCAAATGCCAACAACTGCCCACCCCTGGCAGCCACGCACTGCCACCCGGATCGGATGTGGCGCTCACCTGCAAACCCGACAGTTTTGTGGTGATACCTGCTTGA
- a CDS encoding glycoside hydrolase family 3 N-terminal domain-containing protein, which translates to MSSIESKAYSVLFPVLLDLDMNDDVRRFLDSGGRSLLFGETAQEYVSGKMSASRLESETLEKWQQFTGMARKLAGPMLLAVDADISAVHRLQGITPALPAPGLARAMDVVELEEACFRVATAVRNAGVNLLLSPTADVVGGTNVWLQGRTLCNDIDRTAAMVGAYVRGVRRAGMASTLKHFPGHPVLLRQPATEVAVVCESMDQLRAYWSAFQAGVDAGADAVMMGPAIFAACEPPVAASVSPELIGLLRQELGFKGLVMTIDLDHRSTIGNSSLGEVAVAALNAGADLLLISAKAMPEIPQIVRAITVAVAQGVLPQQRLDAAAIAVSALANRL; encoded by the coding sequence ATGAGCTCAATTGAAAGCAAGGCATACAGCGTCCTGTTTCCGGTTTTGCTCGATCTGGACATGAATGATGACGTGCGCAGGTTTCTGGACAGCGGCGGACGCAGCCTGTTGTTTGGCGAAACCGCGCAGGAGTATGTCAGCGGCAAAATGAGCGCGAGCCGGCTGGAATCGGAAACCCTGGAGAAATGGCAACAGTTCACAGGTATGGCAAGAAAACTGGCAGGGCCAATGCTGCTGGCGGTCGATGCCGACATCTCTGCCGTCCACCGCTTGCAAGGCATAACGCCTGCGCTACCTGCGCCCGGGCTGGCCCGAGCCATGGACGTTGTCGAGCTTGAAGAGGCGTGCTTTCGGGTCGCAACAGCGGTGCGAAATGCCGGTGTGAATTTGCTCCTGTCACCGACAGCCGATGTGGTGGGCGGCACTAATGTCTGGCTGCAGGGGCGAACGCTGTGCAATGACATAGATCGCACCGCTGCCATGGTGGGCGCCTACGTACGCGGTGTGCGGCGTGCCGGGATGGCGAGCACGCTGAAGCATTTTCCCGGGCATCCGGTGCTGCTGCGCCAACCGGCGACTGAAGTGGCGGTCGTCTGCGAGTCAATGGATCAACTGCGCGCCTACTGGTCTGCGTTTCAAGCCGGGGTCGACGCCGGGGCGGACGCGGTGATGATGGGACCGGCCATCTTTGCTGCCTGCGAACCGCCCGTTGCGGCGTCCGTTTCGCCTGAGCTGATCGGTTTGCTGCGCCAGGAGCTGGGGTTCAAGGGATTGGTCATGACCATTGACCTGGACCACCGCTCGACGATCGGAAACTCATCGCTCGGCGAGGTGGCGGTGGCGGCGCTGAATGCCGGGGCGGATCTGTTGCTGATTTCCGCAAAGGCAATGCCCGAGATACCGCAGATTGTTCGTGCAATCACCGTAGCAGTCGCTCAGGGAGTTTTACCGCAGCAGCGGCTCGATGCCGCTGCGATAGCCGTCTCTGCGTTGGCCAATCGCTTGTAG
- a CDS encoding glycoside hydrolase family 3 N-terminal domain-containing protein has protein sequence MTSELHRAAYSVLLPAFGDLRLDDNVRRCLSRGGVSVLLGETRDEYVGRDMSPARKSTESRADFVDIAREAASLAGAPVLIAVDQELGGIERLHHLVPAVASREQLHDLSAQDIEQRCYEMAKVARGLGVNLFLAPIVDVVTGANPWLHNRHLGADPVEVSRVSCAFIRGVQRAGIIATAKHFPGHYVTEQDPAIAEAIVPGPLKLLDDNLEVFKEVIATGVKAVMPGPAVFPAIDPDHSASTSSRVIGLLRDTLGFGGLIISDDLDAVSILRGRSITDTAVASLAAGAHLLLVSSESGLDAIAEAIVAAVHEGVLDRRILLDAALRVRELAAANNDQYNGCRD, from the coding sequence ATGACAAGCGAACTGCATAGAGCGGCGTATTCGGTCCTGCTGCCCGCGTTTGGGGATTTGCGCCTGGACGACAATGTCCGTCGTTGTTTGAGTCGGGGTGGCGTGTCTGTTTTGTTGGGTGAAACCCGGGATGAGTACGTGGGCCGAGACATGAGCCCTGCGCGCAAGAGCACCGAGTCGCGGGCCGACTTTGTCGATATTGCCCGTGAAGCCGCGTCATTGGCCGGTGCCCCGGTGCTGATCGCGGTCGATCAGGAACTCGGCGGTATCGAGCGCCTTCACCATCTGGTCCCGGCCGTCGCATCCCGAGAGCAACTCCACGACCTCAGTGCGCAGGACATCGAACAACGTTGCTATGAAATGGCCAAGGTAGCGCGCGGCCTGGGCGTTAACCTGTTTCTGGCGCCGATCGTCGATGTCGTGACCGGGGCCAACCCATGGCTGCACAACCGCCACCTGGGGGCCGACCCTGTTGAAGTCAGCCGGGTTTCATGTGCTTTCATTCGTGGCGTTCAACGCGCAGGCATCATCGCGACCGCTAAACACTTTCCCGGCCATTACGTCACCGAGCAGGACCCGGCAATTGCCGAAGCCATCGTGCCCGGACCTCTGAAATTGCTTGATGACAACCTCGAAGTGTTCAAAGAAGTCATCGCTACCGGCGTGAAAGCGGTGATGCCGGGGCCCGCGGTTTTTCCCGCAATCGACCCCGATCACTCGGCCTCAACCTCGTCCAGAGTCATTGGGCTTTTGCGTGACACCCTCGGGTTCGGGGGCTTGATCATCTCGGATGACCTTGATGCGGTCTCCATACTCAGGGGGCGCTCCATCACGGACACCGCCGTTGCTTCGCTGGCGGCCGGCGCGCACTTGTTGCTCGTGTCCAGTGAGTCGGGTCTTGATGCCATCGCCGAAGCCATTGTGGCGGCTGTTCACGAAGGAGTTCTGGATCGTCGGATTCTGTTGGACGCGGCCCTCAGGGTTCGCGAACTGGCGGCGGCCAACAACGATCAGTACAACGGCTGCCGGGATTAA
- a CDS encoding DeoR/GlpR family DNA-binding transcription regulator: MLTHEAFPGERQNLIAQRLATHGRVLAGDLAQEFNVSEHSIRRDLAALAEAGICKRVYGGAISVAPVRGDHDGQHQQAERKNSLGLAAAALIKTGQHLFIDGGTTNASISSAIDHNLAISITTNSPAIALELEKLPLADVILLGGRLHKATGSTVGLTAIQQLSNFNFDLCFLGACAIDASKGVTAFDMDDAEFKRTVVSRSGQIVVAVTNEKLSSIAHYQVASCEELGVLVVERDAPAERLDPIQAKVSNIVIAS, translated from the coding sequence ATGCTCACTCATGAAGCTTTCCCCGGAGAAAGACAGAACCTGATCGCGCAACGGCTGGCGACCCATGGCCGCGTCCTGGCCGGGGATCTCGCTCAGGAGTTCAACGTTTCCGAGCACTCGATCCGGCGCGATCTCGCAGCGCTGGCGGAGGCGGGAATCTGCAAGCGCGTTTACGGCGGCGCCATTTCCGTGGCGCCTGTTCGCGGCGATCATGACGGGCAACATCAGCAGGCTGAGCGGAAAAACTCCCTCGGGCTGGCCGCTGCGGCACTGATCAAGACCGGCCAACACCTCTTCATCGATGGCGGTACCACCAACGCTTCCATTTCGAGCGCAATCGATCACAATCTTGCAATTTCGATCACAACCAATTCGCCAGCCATTGCGCTTGAACTGGAAAAGCTGCCTTTAGCCGATGTGATCTTGCTGGGCGGGCGCCTGCATAAGGCGACCGGCAGCACCGTCGGCCTGACGGCCATTCAGCAGTTGTCGAATTTCAATTTCGACCTGTGCTTTCTGGGGGCCTGCGCGATTGACGCCAGCAAAGGAGTGACGGCTTTCGACATGGACGATGCGGAATTCAAGCGCACCGTGGTTTCCCGAAGCGGGCAGATCGTGGTCGCCGTGACCAACGAAAAACTGTCGAGCATCGCGCATTACCAGGTCGCGTCCTGCGAGGAACTGGGTGTGCTGGTGGTGGAAAGAGACGCCCCAGCTGAACGGCTTGACCCCATACAGGCCAAGGTTTCAAACATTGTGATCGCCTCTTGA
- a CDS encoding Gfo/Idh/MocA family oxidoreductase yields the protein MARLTGDIPGQRRFKVGMVGGGQGAYFASYHRAAMRLCNRFDIVAGAFSSDPDKCREAGVAFSIEQERIYLSFEAMAVAESCRPDPIDAVVIVTPNHLHFEPCRLFLRAGIPVICDKPLVNSPQEAYELASLADRHNTFFAVTYTYQGYPMVRDARSRIQAGELGEVRFMYVEYLLEWLASGVEGLSKSLAWRRDPEKAGPTGALGDVGTHAFNMLEFLSGRRCTNLNAKLSTLVPGWGLDDTCVVQLEFEGGAEGLLWASFAAPGHRNGLRFKIVGSKASIEWCQESPETLLFTPIDGADRIYRRGQSDNAAQTLTFTSLPAGNSEGYLEALAVLYADFAEALDAGADWRTVTTVPLPDIHEGVRGVVLSQACVESSQRRAWVPFAPL from the coding sequence ATGGCAAGGTTAACAGGCGACATTCCAGGGCAACGGCGCTTCAAGGTCGGAATGGTTGGCGGTGGGCAAGGTGCTTATTTTGCCAGCTATCATCGGGCTGCGATGCGCCTGTGCAATCGCTTCGATATTGTCGCCGGCGCCTTCTCTTCGGACCCGGACAAATGCCGCGAGGCAGGGGTGGCCTTCAGCATCGAGCAAGAGCGCATTTATCTGTCGTTCGAGGCGATGGCCGTCGCCGAGTCATGCCGTCCGGATCCGATTGATGCGGTTGTGATCGTCACGCCCAATCACCTGCATTTTGAACCGTGCCGGCTATTTCTGCGGGCGGGGATCCCGGTCATATGCGACAAGCCGCTGGTCAATAGTCCGCAAGAGGCCTACGAACTGGCCAGCCTTGCCGACCGGCACAATACTTTTTTCGCGGTGACCTACACCTATCAAGGCTATCCCATGGTCAGGGATGCCCGTAGCCGTATCCAGGCCGGGGAACTGGGTGAAGTCCGCTTCATGTATGTCGAGTACCTGCTGGAATGGCTGGCGTCAGGCGTAGAGGGCTTGAGCAAGAGCCTCGCGTGGCGTAGGGACCCGGAAAAGGCCGGCCCGACGGGCGCGTTGGGCGATGTCGGGACGCACGCCTTCAACATGCTTGAGTTTCTGTCGGGGCGACGCTGCACGAACCTGAATGCCAAATTGAGCACGCTCGTACCCGGCTGGGGACTGGACGACACCTGTGTGGTGCAACTTGAATTCGAGGGCGGCGCCGAGGGTCTGTTATGGGCCAGTTTCGCGGCGCCTGGTCATCGCAACGGATTGCGTTTCAAGATCGTCGGCAGCAAGGCCTCCATCGAATGGTGTCAGGAGTCACCGGAAACGCTGCTGTTTACGCCAATTGACGGCGCCGACCGCATCTACCGCCGCGGCCAGAGCGACAATGCGGCGCAAACGCTGACGTTCACCAGTTTGCCGGCCGGTAATAGTGAAGGCTATCTGGAGGCACTGGCGGTGCTTTATGCCGATTTCGCCGAAGCACTCGATGCTGGGGCGGACTGGCGCACGGTGACCACCGTCCCGTTACCGGATATTCACGAGGGCGTGCGGGGAGTGGTGTTGTCCCAAGCGTGTGTCGAGTCCAGTCAACGACGTGCCTGGGTACCTTTTGCGCCGTTGTAG
- a CDS encoding ABC transporter permease, with product MNVVNNSEPIILDEGDSQTGKHVKIDKKTLSGYWLASPPLFFLVVFFLIPSVLLLVASFWTAKTFSMEPAATLANYAKALSASGFYDSLWIALQNGFWTAMLSTIISAPVAYYIVYRTRSNAVLYLALISWFSSYLVRVYAWRSILGTNGVINSTLMHLGLIDQPLDWLVFSKFSVVLTLVHIMLPFTLLLLVSGLRDIKKDYLEAAADLGAGGATILWRVIMPMAHKSIVSSFMFTFVLAASDYVTPQLLGGRDAMTTGLVIANQFRSVGNWPLGAAMAYLLLIVFMLVYALLLGVLRAANLAPGKRYHD from the coding sequence ATGAACGTAGTCAACAACAGCGAGCCCATCATTCTTGACGAAGGGGATTCGCAGACTGGTAAACACGTGAAAATCGACAAAAAGACCCTGAGCGGTTATTGGCTGGCGTCGCCCCCACTGTTCTTCCTGGTCGTGTTCTTCCTCATTCCGTCGGTACTGCTGCTGGTCGCGAGTTTCTGGACCGCGAAGACTTTCAGCATGGAGCCCGCCGCGACGCTCGCCAACTATGCGAAGGCCCTGAGTGCCAGCGGGTTCTACGACTCGTTGTGGATTGCGCTGCAAAACGGTTTCTGGACCGCCATGCTGTCAACGATCATCAGCGCCCCGGTCGCCTATTACATTGTCTATCGGACCCGCTCAAACGCCGTCCTGTACCTGGCGTTGATCTCATGGTTCTCGAGCTACCTGGTGCGGGTCTATGCCTGGCGCTCGATCCTGGGCACCAACGGTGTGATCAACTCCACACTGATGCACCTCGGGCTGATCGATCAACCTCTGGACTGGCTGGTGTTCAGCAAGTTTTCGGTGGTGTTGACACTCGTCCACATCATGCTGCCCTTCACCCTTCTGCTGCTGGTGTCGGGCTTGCGCGACATCAAGAAGGACTACCTCGAAGCCGCCGCGGACCTGGGCGCCGGCGGTGCCACCATCCTGTGGCGCGTGATCATGCCGATGGCCCACAAGAGCATCGTCAGTTCGTTCATGTTCACTTTCGTCCTCGCCGCCAGTGACTACGTCACCCCTCAGTTACTGGGTGGTCGAGACGCCATGACCACCGGCCTGGTGATCGCCAACCAGTTCCGCTCCGTCGGTAACTGGCCGCTGGGAGCGGCGATGGCCTACCTGCTGCTGATTGTCTTCATGCTGGTTTATGCGCTGCTGCTGGGTGTGTTGCGGGCGGCCAACCTAGCGCCCGGTAAACGCTACCACGACTGA
- a CDS encoding twin-arginine translocase TatA/TatE family subunit, whose protein sequence is MGILDWKHWIVILVVVVLVFGTRKLKNLGSDVGESIKGFRQAMSDEGANSERTPSSVQQAGAAVDAPPVIDGQHRQV, encoded by the coding sequence ATGGGCATTCTGGACTGGAAACACTGGATCGTCATTCTGGTGGTGGTTGTGCTGGTCTTCGGCACCAGGAAGCTGAAGAACCTGGGCTCCGATGTCGGCGAATCCATCAAGGGGTTTCGCCAAGCCATGAGTGACGAGGGCGCGAACAGTGAACGTACGCCATCCTCGGTGCAGCAGGCTGGCGCTGCTGTTGATGCACCGCCGGTCATCGACGGCCAGCATCGCCAGGTCTGA
- a CDS encoding extracellular solute-binding protein, with translation MKKEIETGYGPTGIDLDSISLKRRTFLLGAAASAAGLYMGSFMPGAFAAAAGGHLEILGWEGETGDAELAEWRKQRGITVRSSYASNQDDITARLAGSDPVQLDLTMYALGYETIYQEMGLLKAIDTSKIPNYSAQNTLPLFYKGSRWYWDGKQWGVPLLWGMNTIVYNPKRVNKPVEYKDLLDPKLKGKLTFVDDGTSNWSLIAIIAGYGDKFPNLTRAEFDDAFEKLKPYRDQCRVFAASSGDAVSLLVSGEVDAVFSASANTPSETRKRGVEAALSVPKEGAALWCDALFIPKTAKDIPLALEFINKTLEADTQAKMATTMFSGVVNTKAVPLLPDELRNTFDYANLDSFFEKSKLYGQPPLSSDKYVTYAEWIDQWANFKGSF, from the coding sequence ATGAAAAAAGAAATAGAGACGGGTTATGGACCAACCGGCATTGACCTGGATTCGATTAGCCTGAAGCGGCGCACATTCTTGCTGGGGGCTGCGGCATCTGCAGCAGGGTTGTACATGGGGTCTTTCATGCCGGGCGCATTTGCCGCCGCCGCGGGTGGCCACCTGGAGATTCTGGGCTGGGAAGGTGAAACCGGCGACGCGGAGCTGGCCGAATGGCGCAAGCAGCGAGGCATCACCGTACGTTCAAGCTATGCCAGCAACCAGGACGACATCACTGCGCGGCTGGCCGGCTCCGATCCCGTGCAGCTTGACTTGACCATGTACGCGCTGGGCTACGAGACCATCTACCAGGAAATGGGCCTGCTCAAGGCGATCGACACCTCGAAGATCCCCAACTATTCGGCGCAAAACACCCTCCCGCTGTTCTACAAAGGCAGCCGCTGGTACTGGGATGGCAAGCAGTGGGGCGTCCCGCTTCTGTGGGGCATGAACACCATTGTCTACAACCCCAAGCGCGTCAACAAACCGGTTGAGTACAAGGACCTGCTGGACCCGAAACTGAAGGGCAAACTGACCTTCGTGGATGACGGCACGTCCAACTGGTCACTCATCGCGATCATTGCCGGCTATGGCGACAAGTTCCCCAACCTGACCCGTGCCGAATTCGACGATGCTTTCGAGAAACTCAAACCGTACCGTGATCAATGCCGCGTCTTTGCAGCCTCGTCCGGAGACGCTGTCTCCCTGCTGGTGTCGGGCGAAGTGGATGCGGTGTTCTCGGCGTCGGCCAACACCCCTAGCGAGACCAGGAAGCGCGGTGTAGAAGCGGCGCTGTCGGTCCCCAAGGAAGGTGCGGCCCTCTGGTGCGATGCCTTGTTCATCCCGAAAACGGCAAAGGACATACCGCTGGCGCTGGAGTTCATCAACAAGACACTCGAGGCTGATACGCAGGCCAAGATGGCTACCACCATGTTCTCCGGCGTGGTCAACACCAAAGCCGTACCGTTGCTGCCTGACGAGCTGAGAAATACCTTCGACTACGCAAACCTGGATAGCTTTTTCGAGAAATCGAAACTCTACGGCCAGCCCCCCCTGAGTTCCGACAAGTATGTGACCTATGCTGAATGGATCGATCAGTGGGCAAACTTCAAAGGCTCGTTCTAG
- a CDS encoding ABC transporter permease, translating into MIRLFTYVYMLFLYAPIAIIALFSFHSSASLSFPFEGFSTQWYEALFSSPDFMTALTNSAIVAAGSAILTTLLGTFSALALMRMKGRVKSVFAFMNFAPIALPGLFLGIALVIFFSLIGLPRSLLTVIIGHTLFTFPFFVESVRSRLEYFDLSFEEAARDLGASPLKAFWLVTLPIIGPTIAGAAILAVALSMDEFLITVFVTGSDTTLPLMILSMMRRAVSPTINAASVFMLVVTIAIIVIAGLVMTLRRRRLELERAETAE; encoded by the coding sequence ATGATCAGACTATTCACTTACGTTTACATGCTCTTCCTTTATGCGCCCATCGCGATTATCGCGCTGTTCAGCTTTCACTCGTCGGCCTCGTTGTCGTTCCCGTTCGAAGGCTTCTCCACGCAATGGTATGAAGCGCTGTTCAGCAGCCCGGACTTCATGACGGCCCTGACCAACAGTGCGATCGTCGCCGCGGGCTCGGCCATCCTCACCACGCTGCTGGGCACATTCTCGGCACTGGCGCTGATGCGCATGAAAGGACGCGTCAAATCGGTCTTTGCCTTCATGAACTTCGCCCCTATCGCCTTGCCCGGCCTGTTCCTGGGAATCGCGCTGGTGATCTTCTTTTCGTTGATCGGCCTGCCCCGCTCACTGCTGACGGTGATCATCGGCCATACGCTGTTCACCTTTCCGTTTTTTGTCGAATCCGTGCGTTCACGCCTGGAGTACTTCGATCTGTCGTTCGAAGAGGCAGCGCGTGACCTTGGTGCCTCACCACTCAAGGCATTCTGGCTGGTGACACTGCCCATCATCGGCCCGACGATTGCCGGTGCCGCGATCCTGGCGGTAGCACTGTCCATGGACGAATTCCTGATCACCGTATTCGTCACCGGCAGCGACACCACGTTGCCCCTGATGATTCTTTCGATGATGCGCCGCGCTGTCAGCCCAACCATCAATGCCGCCTCGGTGTTCATGCTGGTCGTGACCATCGCCATCATTGTCATCGCCGGCCTGGTCATGACCCTGCGCCGTCGCCGTCTCGAACTTGAACGCGCAGAAACTGCAGAGTAA
- a CDS encoding XRE family transcriptional regulator: protein MPLTAATSHPERQQARGDLQANVQKNLSTLVESCRSVADMCRKVDVNRQQFNKYLVGQHVPSQKILQKIGRYFMMEAEDLFRPPAEFKKFYEGYENELPTDLRASAQFNHFLPLAKQSADLLEDYLGVYYRYHNSSIYKGRILRSVTCLYRADSMVQYVTVERFPLLDGSGKIGYSFTYHGFCLLLGDRLFLVDFEGKQRNEMTFSILTPQHRRPIRFLYGLVTGVASSSFRQPFSTRMALGLVDKGKIRKHHLRNATAVLPSDQSLPLEVREYMTGDNATIVWGGQD from the coding sequence ATGCCGTTAACTGCCGCCACCTCGCATCCCGAGCGACAACAGGCTCGCGGTGACTTGCAGGCCAACGTGCAAAAGAACCTGAGCACGCTCGTTGAGTCCTGCCGATCGGTCGCAGACATGTGTCGCAAAGTCGATGTCAATCGCCAGCAGTTCAACAAGTATCTGGTCGGGCAACATGTTCCTTCCCAGAAGATTCTGCAGAAGATCGGTCGTTACTTCATGATGGAGGCCGAAGATCTTTTTCGCCCTCCCGCCGAGTTCAAGAAGTTTTATGAAGGGTATGAAAACGAATTACCGACGGACTTGCGTGCCTCGGCGCAATTCAATCACTTCCTGCCTTTGGCAAAACAGTCGGCCGATTTACTCGAAGACTATCTGGGCGTCTATTACCGCTATCACAACTCATCGATCTACAAAGGCAGAATCCTGCGCTCGGTCACGTGCCTGTATCGAGCCGATTCGATGGTCCAGTACGTCACGGTGGAGCGTTTCCCGTTGCTCGATGGCAGCGGCAAGATTGGCTACTCGTTCACCTATCACGGTTTTTGCCTGCTCCTTGGGGACCGCCTGTTCCTGGTCGACTTTGAAGGCAAGCAGCGTAACGAGATGACCTTTTCGATCCTGACCCCGCAGCATCGCCGGCCGATTCGCTTCCTCTATGGATTGGTCACCGGCGTGGCGTCCTCTTCATTCCGCCAACCCTTTTCCACGCGCATGGCATTGGGGCTGGTGGACAAAGGCAAGATCCGCAAACACCACCTGCGCAATGCAACCGCCGTGCTGCCCAGCGATCAATCCTTACCGCTGGAAGTGCGTGAATACATGACCGGCGACAACGCCACTATCGTGTGGGGCGGTCAGGACTGA